Proteins found in one Pyrus communis chromosome 15, drPyrComm1.1, whole genome shotgun sequence genomic segment:
- the LOC137717010 gene encoding uncharacterized protein, whose amino-acid sequence MKAFSTLLKLKDSDKFEWREEHQMAFTKIKVFLSMPPVLVPPCRGKPLKLYISAAAKSIGCLLAQDNDVGREQAIFYLSRNMNSPELNYSPVEKLCLALFFIASKLRHYMLPSVTQVIAQTDVIRYMLTRLIVKSRIGKWTMALSEFSLQYVPQKAVKGQAFVDFLAQYTFLYGFGGRDVDIGLITTPDNHWTMHFDGSSTSTSAGVGIVIQSPDHYRWYFSLKLDFGCTNNQAKYEALIIGLHVLHDLRATRVLILGDSELVINQLNGVFRCMSCTLAPYHIVVTYLAESFEWITFEHISRIRSTDADELSQIASKAQLTGGKLSRVTPTVLRLYPALVNQQILQRNHVIRTRVMSLPSLLEWGDPVEVCIVETLPGDWRKTILRYLDNPNRKHDRRTRVHATNYVSYQNELYRNDGDRLFYCASAYRRLSKQWPKYMKEFVELSNQDVKCAGCFNDTATSGQVY is encoded by the coding sequence atgaaagcattctctacgctcctcAAACTTAAGGATTCCGACAAGTTTGAGTGGCGTGAAGAACACCAAATGGCTTTTACGAAAATCAAGGTTTTCCTTTCCATGCCACCAGTACTAGTTCCACCTTGTCGCGGTAAACCTCTCAAACtgtacatttcggcagccgctAAATCCATTGGTTGcctcctcgcgcaagataacgatgttgggcgtgaacaagctatcttttatctcaGTCGCAATATGAATTCACCGGAGCTCAATTATTCACCCGTCGAAAAACTGTGCTTAGCTCTGTTTTTTATCGCATCAAAACTTCGGCActacatgctcccatcagttacgcaggtcattgcccaaacagatgttattcgttacatgctCACTCGGCTTATCGTCAAAagccgaattgggaaatggacaatgGCTTTATCAGAGTTCAGTTTGCAGTACGTACCCCAAAAGGCTGTCAAAGGCCAAGCTTTCGTCGATTTTTTGGCCCAATACACTTTTCTTTATGGCTTTGGGGGCAGGGACGTCGACATCGGCTTAATCACAACACCCGACAACCACTGGacgatgcattttgatggttccagcacCTCGACCTCGGCTGGTGTTGGTATTGTCATTCAATCGCCCGACCACTATcgctggtatttttctctcaagttagatttcggCTGTACAAATAATCAAGCTAAGTATGAAGCTCTTATCATTGGCCTTCATGTCCTGCATGATTTAAGAGCAACCCGTGTTCTCATCCTTGGTGATTCTGAACTggtgattaaccaactcaacggcgtttttcgttgcatgagttgtactctgGCGCCCTATCACATAGTCGTCACCTATTTGGCCGAGTCATTTGAATGGATTACATTTGAGCACATTTCGCGTATTCGAAGCACTGACGCTGACGAACTCTCCCAAATTGCCTCTAAAGCACAACTCACAGGGGGTAAGCTAAGCCGGGTAACACCCACAGTCTTGCGATTATACCCAGCCTTGGTCAATCAGCAAATTCTCCAGCGCAATCACGTGATACGCACGAGGGTGATGTCGTTACCATCGTTACTAGAGTGGGGAGACCCCGTAGAAGTATGTATCGTCGAGACACTACCAGgcgattggagaaagacgattcTACGATATCTCGATAACCCCAACAggaaacacgaccgaagaacgaGGGTCCACGCCACGAATTATGTGTCataccaaaatgaattataccgAAATGATGGGGATAGGTTATTTTACTGTGCCTCGGCCTATAGAAGGTTGTCCAAGCAATGGCcgaagtacatgaaggaatttgtggaGCTCAGCAATCAAGACGTAAAATGCGCTGGTTGCTTCAACGACACGGCTACTTCTGGCCaagtatattaa
- the LOC137717011 gene encoding uncharacterized protein, whose translation MGTSIASVVPVVIPSSTNHGEKPEKFNGIDFKRWLQKMLFYLTTLNLAKFLIEDASVSGTINYILNALDNALYNVYSPIKSAKALWNSLDKKYKIEDAGIKKFVVGRFLDYKMTDSKKVINQVQELQLILHEIHAEGMSLSETFQVAAVIEKLPPAWKDFINYLKHKRKEMGLEDLIVRLRIEEDNRCPEKKSNSQFMQAKAHIVEGGPKNNKKRKHSGESSSQGNFKKFKGKCFVCNKTGHRASEC comes from the exons ATGGG CACATCAATTGCGAGTGTTGTGCCCGTGGTGATCCCATCTTCCACCAACCATGGTGAGAAGCCTGAGAAGTTCAATGGGATAGACTTCAAGAGGTGGCTAcagaaaatgttattttatcTCACCACTCTGAACTTGGCAAAGTTTCTGATTGAAGATGCGTCTGTGTCTGGAACTATC AATTACATCCTCAATGCATTAGATAATGCACTATACAATGTGTATAGTCCAATTAAAAGTGCAAAAGCCTTATGGAACTCTCTTGACAAGAAATATAAGATTGAAGATGCTGGCATTAAGAAATTCGTGGTCGGTCGATTTCTTGACTACAAGATGACAGACTCCAAGAAGGTTATCAATCAAGTCCAAGAGCTACAACTTATTCTTCATGAAATACATGCTGAAGGGATGTCGCTAAGTGAGACCTTTCAAGTGGCTGcagtaattgaaaaattaccTCCTGCTTGGAAAGATTTCATAAATTATCTCAAGCATAAGCGCAAAGAGATGGGACTTGAGGATTTAATCGTAAGATTAAGGATTGAGGAAGATAATCGTTGCCCTGAAAAGAAGTCTAACAGTCAATTTATGCAAGCCAAGGCACACATTGTGGAGGGTGGGCCAAAGAATAACAAAAAGAGGAAGCACTCTGGTGAAAGTTCAAGCCAAGGGAATTTTAAGAAGTTCAAAGGCAAGTGTTTTGTTTGCAACAAGACAGGACATCGTGCTAGCGAATGTTGA
- the LOC137717012 gene encoding uncharacterized protein, with protein MEITTLYSDSKLIINQLLIEYELRKDDLVPHFWLATQLLQKFEAMTLEHMPRKENQMANVFANLASSMALGEDEAVDMPVCQRWVILLVTEMLLDDTNFISILPVDIEEWRQPLIDYLEHGKLPDDPKHRSKIRRRAPRFLYYKGTLYRRYFKGVLLRCLGEEEANQAMEKSHSGVYEAHQFRPKLHFQLKMMGYY; from the coding sequence ATGGAAATCACAACGCTGTATAGTgactccaagctcataatcaatcaactcttgatTGAATATGAactgaggaaagatgatctcgtcccacaCTTCTGGCTAGCAACTCAACTATTACAAAAGTTCGAGGCCATGACGCTAGAACACatgccaagaaaagaaaatcaaatggcgaATGTTTTCGCTAACCTAGCCTCAAGTATGGCGCTAGGAGAAGACGAAGCTGTAGacatgccagtttgccaaagatgggtaaTCCTGCTCGTCACTGAAATGCTACTGGATGATACAAACTTCATCTCAATACTTCCAGTCGACATTGAAGAGTGGAGGCAGCCGTTGATCGACTACTTGGAACATGGAAAGCTTCCGGACGATCCTAAACACCGTTCtaaaatacgtcgacgagcacctcgattcctctactacaaaggaacactctatcgACGCTATTTTAAAGGAGTACTTCTAAGATGCCTAGGAGAGGAAGAAGCCAATCAAGCGATGGAAAAATCACACTCAGGCGTATACGAAGCGCATCAGTTTAGACCAAAGCTGCACTTCCAGCTCAAAATGATGGGCTACTACTAG